From the genome of Populus alba chromosome 10, ASM523922v2, whole genome shotgun sequence, one region includes:
- the LOC118060233 gene encoding photosynthetic NDH subunit of lumenal location 1, chloroplastic, which yields MAIASLSLSWASTTLSQKLSVPGSNEILPRVAAFPGNNSVTCTAEATFVEESNCKRRLLLLGVGALTTSLVPANFLFAEEIPKNYTSFVDFEDGYSYYYPSDWIDFDFRGHDSAFKDRTKQLQNVRVRFIPTEKKDIHELGPMEEAIYFLVKHRYAAPNQMPTIYSMQEKTVEGKNYYTFEYELTSPNYSSVSFATIVIANVRFYTLIVGANERRWRRYRSQLKVVADSFKVLDI from the exons ATGGCAATAGCTTCACTCTCATTGAGTTGGGCTTCCACTACCTTATCCCAAAAG TTAAGTGTACCTGGTTCAAATGAAATATTGCCTAGAGTAGCAGCATTTCCTGGCAATAATTCTGTAACATGCACGGCAGAGGCAACCTTCGTTGAAGAAA GCAATTGCAAGAGACGTCTGCTACTGCTAGGAGTTGGAGCGCTAACGACAAGTTTAGTCCCAGCAAATTTCCTTTTTGCTGAAG AGATACCAAAGAACTACACATCTTTTGTGGACTTTGAAGATGGGTATTCATATTATTACCCCTCAGACTGGATA GATTTTGACTTCAGGGGACATGATTCTGCATTTAAGGACAGAACGAAGCAATTGCAGAATGTTAGGGTGAGATTTATACCAACCGAGAAAAAAGACATTCATGAATTGGGTCCAATGGAGGAG GCTATATACTTTTTGGTGAAGCACAGGTATGCAGCACCAAATCAAATGCCAACCATATACAGCATGCAGGAG AAAACCGTAGAGGGAAAAAACTACTACACCTTCGAGTACGAACTTACATCTCCAAACTACTCAAGTGTTTCATTTGCAACCATAGTTATTGCCAACG TGAGATTTTACACTCTGATAGTTGGCGCAAATGAGAGACGGTGGAGAAGATATCGCAGTCAGCTTAAAGTGGTGGCAGACTCTTTCAAGGTGCTTGACATCTAA
- the LOC118060041 gene encoding aquaporin TIP1-3, producing the protein MPINRIAFGTPREASHPDALRAALAEFISMLIFVFAGSGSGMAFNKLTDNASTTPSGLVAAALAHAFALFVAVSVGANISGGHVNPAVTFGALLGGNITLLRSILYWIAQLLGSVVACLLLKFATGGLETPAFGLSSGVGAWNALVFEIVMTFGLVYTVYATAVDPKKGDVGIIAPIAIGFIVGANILAGGAFDGASMNPAVSFGPAVVSWTWTNHWVYWLGPFVGAAIAALVYDNIFIGSGGHEPLPTNDF; encoded by the exons ATGCCTATCAATAGAATAGCATTTGGAACACCTAGAGAGGCAAGCCACCCAGATGCACTTAGGGCTGCATTGGCGGAGTTCATCTCCAtgcttatttttgtatttgccgGTTCAGGATCTGGCATGGCTTTCA ACAAGTTGACCGACAATGCTTCGACGACTCCTTCTGGTCTAGTAGCGGCCGCATTGGCCCATGCATTCGCACTCTTTGTGGCTGTTTCGGTTGGCGCTAACATTTCTGGTGGTCATGTGAATCCGGCTGTGACCTTCGGTGCACTTCTTGGCGGAAATATCACACTGTTGAGGAGCATTTTGTATTGGATTGCTCAGTTGCTAGGATCTGTTGTTGCTTGCTTGCTACTTAAATTTGCCACCGGTGGATTG GAAACACCAGCTTTTGGATTATCATCTGGGGTGGGCGCGTGGAACGCGCTAGTTTTTGAGATTGTGATGACCTTTGGACTGGTCTACACAGTGTATGCCACAGCAGTGGATCCAAAGAAGGGAGATGTGGGCATTATTGCACCTATTGCAATTGGTTTCATTGTTGGTGCCAACATCCTAGCTGGTGGTGCTTTTGATGGTGCGTCCATGAACCCGGCTGTCTCTTTTGGTCCTGCTGTTGTGAGCTGGACCTGGACCAACCACTGGGTTTACTGGCTTGGCCCATTCGTTGGTGCTGCCATTGCTGCCCTTGTCTACGACAACATCTTCATTGGCAGTGGTGGACATGAGCCACTTCCCACCAATGATTTCTAA